The DNA segment TCGCTGCTCATAGGCTGTGGATATTGCATTTGTCACTAATGCTGCATCTGGCTTTTCTGATATGGCCCAACCGACAACTCTGCGACTAAACAAGTAGATGACAGCAGCAAGATAGCACCAGCGTTGGCTTACCCAAATATAGGTCAGATCAACCACACCAAACTTGATCGGGTGTATAGCGTAGATGAACCGACATATTTTTCTGCGAACCTCAAGTCTATCCGAAACAAATATTAGTAATCAATTAACTTTAAATGCTCTTTGGGTAAACGTTCACCCGAAATAACAATTTTACAAAATGCAATATCCAGTACATCTAATTCATCAAATGTCAATTTAATATTGACTGCCCCAAGGTTTTCTACAAGACGCTGTAATTTAGTTGTACCAGGGATAGGGATGATCCATGGTCTTTGAGCGAGTAACCACGCGAGGGCAATTTGTGCGGTTGAAGCACATTTTTGTGCGGCTAGATCATTCAATAATTGTACAACAACGGTATTGGCTTGACGTGCCTCTGGCGAAAAACGGGGAAATAACGAGCGTAAATCTGTTGAATGGTCAAACAAAGTTGAAGGGCTGATGGTTCCCGTCAAAAAACCTTGTCCTAAAGGACTCCATGGTACAAAACCAATCCCAAGTTCACTACATACAGGTATGATTTCCTCTTCTGGATCTCTAGTCCAAAAAGAATATTCACTTTGTACGGCTGTCACAGGCTGAACCGCGTGTGCCAGCCGGATTGTCTGAGCGCTGGCTTCAGACAATCCAAAATATTTGACTTTACCCTCTTGGATCAAATCGCGTACAGTTCCCGCGACATCTTCAATAGGAACGGATGGGTCAACCCGATGTTGGTAAAATAAATCAATGCATTCAACGCCTAAACGTTTTAACGATGTCTCAGCTACACGCCTGATATGTTCAGGCCGACTGTTTAATTTGGGGAGAGAATCAAGATCAAATCCGAATTTAGTCGCGATCGTGACGTTATCCAGATATGGTTTTAGTGCCTCACCGACAATAACTTCATTTGTCTGGAGCCCGTATACTTCGGCGGTATCAAAAAAGCTAACACCGTGATCAACAGCAGCGAGAAGCAGATTGGTTGCATCTTTTTTGCAGATACCCGATCCGTAAGCCTGGGTTAATCCCATACATCCAAAACCCATAGCTGAAACTTCTGGTCCATTTTTACCGAGTTTACGCTTGATCATAATTTTTTCGCCCTTACTACCGACCGACGCTTAATTAATGCCGTTCATCTTTTTCCTGCCAATCAAAGAAGGAAGTTCGTTTATTAATTAACCAAACACCATTTTTACGGACGTACTCGTCGTTGTAACGAACACCGATACTGGTTTTGAATTTCTTGCCATTTTCCGAGCCAAATAAAGAAACCAGACAATAAAGCGTACCTGATGCATGGTCTCCATTAATGGTCACTTTGTGCTGACCATTAAAATGGTAAACCATGTCAAAATTACTAAGAAAATGCTCAAAAGCCGAACCAATCTGTTCTTTTCCCTGAAGTTTGGATACGGATGCACCATTGACAATGGTTTCTATCGTTGCAGTATCAGCAAATAACTCTACCTGTTCTTTGGTTGCCTTTTGATCTGCCAGAATAGAGAATGTATCAACCAACTCTTTCAGTGCTATTTTGTCTTCAATTTGCTGCATTCTTGCGTTTGTCTCAGTAGTCATTTCTTTTGCTCCGGTAAAAAAAGGGATAAGCAGTACCATCAGCACCAGCATGTATTTGCGCATTAGTCACCTCATTAAATTGAATAAGTTCCGAGCTTGGCTCCGGTATCACAACTTGCCAGCAATTCATCGGGGGCTCGTAATCCTTGTAGCTGAATTTTGGAAAAGCCATCCTCTATTGTTTTCATTTCTTCGGCTGTCAGTGTGATTTCAGCAGCATCAATATTCTGGCGGAGGTGATCTGGATTAGTAGTACCTGGAATAGGCACAATCCATGGCTTGCGTGCTAACAACCAAGCTAGTGCAATTTGTCCAACCGTTGCATTCTTTTGCTGACTAATCTGTTCTAATAATGAGATGACAGCCCAGTTAACCTGACGGGCTTCAGGAGTAAAACGGGGAAAAGCTAGTCTTGCCCGGATATCTGTTGTTGAATCTAACTTAGTGTCAGAAGTCATTGTACCGGCCAGATAACCCATACCTAGCGGACTCCATGAGACAAAACCAATACCGAGCATCTCACACACCGGTAGAACTTCATGTTCTGGGTCTCGTGTCCAGACAGAATATTCATTCTGTACTACGGTCACAGGGTGCACAGCATAAGCCCGTTGAATAGTGGCGCCACCGGCTTCAGAAAGGCCGAAGAATTTAACTTTTCCTTCCTGAATCAGGTCTTTGACGGCACCAGCAACATCTTCAATGGGTACATTAGGATCAACCCGATGTTGATACAGTAGATCAATATGATCGGTTCTCAGGCGTTTTAGTGATGCATCAACTACTTGGCGAATGTGTTCTGGTCGACTGTTTAGCCCTGAGATTTCACGGGTGTCGCGATGAATATTAAAACCAAATTTAGTGGCAATAATCACCTCATCTCGAAATGGCGCCAACGCTTCACCCACAACGGATTCATTATCAAAAGGGCCATAAATTTCAGCTGTATCAAAAAAATTAATACCAGATTCATAAGCCGACCGAATAAGCTGAATGGCTTTACTTTTCTCCGTCACAGGACCATAAGCCCAGTTTAGGTTCATACATCCTAATCCCAAACAAGAAACTTCTGGTCCGTTACAGCCTAATTTTCGTTTTTGCATTACTGACTCCGATCCGTTGCAATTCAGAAATATCCAGTGATTAAATTTTAATACACTGTAATTAATTTGATTAGGTGCTAATATTTTCCTGGACTTATAAGCTGAGATTATTAATGCTGCGAGAAAACTTCAACGATTTATCTGCGTTCATGGTTGTTGCACAGGAGCGAAGCTTCACAAAAGCTGCGGCTCGACTTGGTATCTCACAACCCGCATTGAGTCAGGCACTTAAAGGTCTGGAGGCGCGACTAGGTGTGAGGTTACTCATCCGAACGACCCGAAGTGTTTCTCCGACTGAAGCTGGCCAGCAATTAATTTCTATGCTGAGACCTCGTCTTTCTGAATTAGAAAATGAGATACAGTCATTTGTGACATTACGCGATAAGCCTGCTGGTGTAGTGCGTATTTCTACATCCAGTCATGCTGCTACCACGATTATCTGGCCAAAATTGAAGCCTGTAATTGCACAGTATCCGGATATAAAATTGGAGATTGTCGTGGATAACGGTATGACAGATATCGCTGCTGAACGATTTGACGCAGGCGTTCGTTTGGCGGAGCAGGTCGCGAAAGATATGTTCGCGGTGCGAATTGGACCCGATATCCGGTTTTCGGTTGTTGGTTCTCCAGAATACTTTCTACATAAACAGATCCCAAGACACCCGAAGGAATTAATTCATCACAATTGCATCAATATCCGACTAATTACATCTGGGGGGCTCTACGTCTGGGAATTTGAAAAAGATGATGAAGAAGTAAAAGTGCGAGTTGATGGCCAGCTTGTGTTGAATGGTGGCGATTTGGCATTAGATGCTACATTGAACAGTTTTGGTCTAGGTCTATTTTTTAGTGATATTGTGGAGCCATATATTCAACAAGGTAAATTAATACCCGTTCTCACAGAATGGTCAAAAACATTTTCTGGCTACCATTTGTATTATCCAAGCCGGAAAATGTCGCCTGCTTTCGACATTGTTGTGAATGCATTACGATTTGACCGGTAAGAGGGTACATGGATTAATCCGAATGATATGTATATAGTTGAGATTCAAACTTGCTTTTGTCGGATAGGCGACACCTGTTACCAAGAGTCCCCTCCTAAGAACAGTACGTGCAACTTTCACTATATACGGCTTAAGCCTCCACAGGCATTACGTTACCCAGCAATTTCTCTTATAAAACGGCTAATACAGGCTCAAACCAAGAGTTTCTGCTTTTTTCTCTCAGCCAAATAGGATTGGTATTGAAGATCGTAAAGCGTTGCTTCACTTCTGATTTTTACATGCCGTTTTATCGGCG comes from the uncultured Tolumonas sp. genome and includes:
- a CDS encoding nuclear transport factor 2 family protein — its product is MRKYMLVLMVLLIPFFTGAKEMTTETNARMQQIEDKIALKELVDTFSILADQKATKEQVELFADTATIETIVNGASVSKLQGKEQIGSAFEHFLSNFDMVYHFNGQHKVTINGDHASGTLYCLVSLFGSENGKKFKTSIGVRYNDEYVRKNGVWLINKRTSFFDWQEKDERH
- a CDS encoding aldo/keto reductase, whose amino-acid sequence is MIKRKLGKNGPEVSAMGFGCMGLTQAYGSGICKKDATNLLLAAVDHGVSFFDTAEVYGLQTNEVIVGEALKPYLDNVTIATKFGFDLDSLPKLNSRPEHIRRVAETSLKRLGVECIDLFYQHRVDPSVPIEDVAGTVRDLIQEGKVKYFGLSEASAQTIRLAHAVQPVTAVQSEYSFWTRDPEEEIIPVCSELGIGFVPWSPLGQGFLTGTISPSTLFDHSTDLRSLFPRFSPEARQANTVVVQLLNDLAAQKCASTAQIALAWLLAQRPWIIPIPGTTKLQRLVENLGAVNIKLTFDELDVLDIAFCKIVISGERLPKEHLKLIDY
- a CDS encoding aldo/keto reductase, which codes for MQKRKLGCNGPEVSCLGLGCMNLNWAYGPVTEKSKAIQLIRSAYESGINFFDTAEIYGPFDNESVVGEALAPFRDEVIIATKFGFNIHRDTREISGLNSRPEHIRQVVDASLKRLRTDHIDLLYQHRVDPNVPIEDVAGAVKDLIQEGKVKFFGLSEAGGATIQRAYAVHPVTVVQNEYSVWTRDPEHEVLPVCEMLGIGFVSWSPLGMGYLAGTMTSDTKLDSTTDIRARLAFPRFTPEARQVNWAVISLLEQISQQKNATVGQIALAWLLARKPWIVPIPGTTNPDHLRQNIDAAEITLTAEEMKTIEDGFSKIQLQGLRAPDELLASCDTGAKLGTYSI
- a CDS encoding LysR family transcriptional regulator, translated to MLRENFNDLSAFMVVAQERSFTKAAARLGISQPALSQALKGLEARLGVRLLIRTTRSVSPTEAGQQLISMLRPRLSELENEIQSFVTLRDKPAGVVRISTSSHAATTIIWPKLKPVIAQYPDIKLEIVVDNGMTDIAAERFDAGVRLAEQVAKDMFAVRIGPDIRFSVVGSPEYFLHKQIPRHPKELIHHNCINIRLITSGGLYVWEFEKDDEEVKVRVDGQLVLNGGDLALDATLNSFGLGLFFSDIVEPYIQQGKLIPVLTEWSKTFSGYHLYYPSRKMSPAFDIVVNALRFDR